TTTGTGAGAACGTATAAATTAGCTCTAACGAATAGTTAGTTTAATAAGGTACCTGATATGCACCCTCTTGTTATAGTTTTAGATCGAATGCTGAATGATGAGATATATCATAAATAAGATAGACTATAAATAAAATTGGACGTGAGATTATGTCGGTTGTAATTGGAATAGCAGAGAAAATAATTTCACAAGGATATTTTCCCAAAGAAATACCAAAAGAATTTACTTCTCTTGATATAGGTGGGCATGTTAACACGTTTGACTTATCAAAAGAAAAACTAACAAAAAAGGGGCTTAATAAATGGAGTAAGTTAATAGACTTTTCATACCCTAAAACTGATAATTTTCGAAGAACAATCTCAGTTGCACATCCGCTACATTATATATTATTAGCTAGGCTGCTGGAAGAAAATTGGGACAAACTAAATGATCATTTTAATAAATCACAGTATTCATTGACTACTCCCAGTGTATATGATAGTGAACCTATAAAACCAAAATTTAAAATGGAAGAAAAAATTAATAGAAGACTAACTAATCTTGTGACAAGAAAATATATCTTGAAGGCTGATATCACAAGATACTACCCAAGTATTTATACTCATTCGATTCCGTGGGCATTACATACTAAAGAAGTAGCTAAATCAAATACAAAAGATGATAATTTAATTGGCAATAAAATAGATACATTAGTTAGAAATATGCAGGATGGACAAACTATCGGCATACCTATTGGTCCTGTAACCTCATTGATAATTCAAGAGATAGTTGGTACCGCTATTGATAATGAATTTATGAGGGAAATCGGTGACAGTTTAAGAGGTTTTAGATATACGGATGATATGGAATACTATTTTAGTTCTTCTGAAGAAGCAGAGAAAGCACTTAATGTGTTACATAAAGTTTTACAAAGGTATGAATTAGTTTTGAATAAGGAGAAGACGGTAATTATAAAAATTCCCCAGGGGCTAGAACCAGAATGGCTATATTATTTCAGAAAATTTAAATTTAGATATACAAAAGATAACAAGCAAATTGCTACAGTTGTTCAGAGAGATGACTTGAAAGAATATTTTGGGAAAGCATTTAAGTTTAAGATTGAAACTAGTGAAAAAGGAATATTAAATTATGCAATAAAAAATCTCAGGAAAATTATAATTAATAGGGAAAATTGGGATTTATTTGAATCTTTAGTTTTGCAATCAATTCTTGTAGATTCATCAATAATTCCAACCGTTTTTGAAATTATTGAAGGTTATAAGTATAGAGGATACCCTATTAATATGGATAAACTCACAGACTTTATAAATGCACTTATTAAAGATAATATAGAACTAAAAAATGAGTTTGAGGTGTCATGGGCTCTTAGCTTCGCTAGTAAACTTAATATACGTATTGTTGAAGATGCAAGTAATCTCTTGTTGAAAAATGATAATGCACTGATAAATATACTTGTGATGATTTTACATTCTAAGGAGCTTTTAGATGGGTCTTTAGATTTTTCGTTCTATGAGAGTCTATTAACTCAGGAGAGTCTTTATGAGAGTAGTTGGCTCTTTACATATGAGTGTTGCATCCAAGGTTGGATAGGTAGAGATAAGAATACAGATTTTATAAAAGATGATAAATTTTTCGAGCAACTCTCAAGGTATAATATTTCTTTTATTAATCCAAATTATTCAATAGTTTTGGAGTATCTAAAGAAATCCATGATTTCAATATGTATGGACCAATATAAATCAAAAGTTACAGTTTTATCTGCAAAAGAGATTTTATTAGAGGTTATCGAAGAGTATGCGTTCTCATTTGACAACGGATTATTTGAAGAAATATTGAATCTATTAGAGTTAAATATAAAGGAAGAGATAGAAGAGAATCAAGAAGCAGAGGAAGAGATAGAAGAGAATCAAGAAGCAGAGGAAGAGATAGAAGAGAATCAAGAAGCAGAGGAAGAGATAGAAGAGAATCAAGAAGCAGAGGAAGAGATAGAAGAGAATCAAGAAGCGGATGAAGAGATAGAAGAGGATCAAGAAGCAGGGGAAGGGGTAGAAGAGAGTTGGATATCAAACTTCCTGACAACAAATATTAATAAGACACTTAGAATTAGAACATTCAAAAGTGAGCGAGATTATTAGA
This portion of the Cohnella abietis genome encodes:
- a CDS encoding RNA-directed DNA polymerase → MSVVIGIAEKIISQGYFPKEIPKEFTSLDIGGHVNTFDLSKEKLTKKGLNKWSKLIDFSYPKTDNFRRTISVAHPLHYILLARLLEENWDKLNDHFNKSQYSLTTPSVYDSEPIKPKFKMEEKINRRLTNLVTRKYILKADITRYYPSIYTHSIPWALHTKEVAKSNTKDDNLIGNKIDTLVRNMQDGQTIGIPIGPVTSLIIQEIVGTAIDNEFMREIGDSLRGFRYTDDMEYYFSSSEEAEKALNVLHKVLQRYELVLNKEKTVIIKIPQGLEPEWLYYFRKFKFRYTKDNKQIATVVQRDDLKEYFGKAFKFKIETSEKGILNYAIKNLRKIIINRENWDLFESLVLQSILVDSSIIPTVFEIIEGYKYRGYPINMDKLTDFINALIKDNIELKNEFEVSWALSFASKLNIRIVEDASNLLLKNDNALINILVMILHSKELLDGSLDFSFYESLLTQESLYESSWLFTYECCIQGWIGRDKNTDFIKDDKFFEQLSRYNISFINPNYSIVLEYLKKSMISICMDQYKSKVTVLSAKEILLEVIEEYAFSFDNGLFEEILNLLELNIKEEIEENQEAEEEIEENQEAEEEIEENQEAEEEIEENQEAEEEIEENQEADEEIEEDQEAGEGVEESWISNFLTTNINKTLRIRTFKSERDY